The proteins below come from a single Alnus glutinosa chromosome 9, dhAlnGlut1.1, whole genome shotgun sequence genomic window:
- the LOC133878002 gene encoding uncharacterized protein LOC133878002, with translation MVFNSSMVLSVAHVSADAWQFIACMPERLSSQQLLDLICCFPLQQLGRLALCFWTFLCLPPPDTFYYSYSSSSDGDEDSDDSSSTVNYNHYYYHSHSD, from the coding sequence ATGGTGTTCAACAGCTCGATGGTGCTCTCGGTGGCGCACGTGTCCGCCGACGCATGGCAATTCATAGCGTGCATGCCAGAGCGGCTGAGCAGCCAGCAGCTGTTGGATCTCATCTGCTGCTTCCCATTACAGCAACTGGGTCGCCTCGCTCTCTGCTTCTGGACTTTTCTCTGCCTCCCTCCTCCTGATACCTTCTACTACTCCTATTCCTCCTCCTCCGACGGTGACGAGGACTCCGATGACTCTTCCTCCACCGTCAATTACAACCACTACTACTACCACTCCCATTCTGATTGA